A window of Citrus sinensis cultivar Valencia sweet orange chromosome 7, DVS_A1.0, whole genome shotgun sequence contains these coding sequences:
- the LOC127898842 gene encoding uncharacterized mitochondrial protein AtMg00820-like — protein MKEEFDALQRNQTWTLVPSESAVKIVGNKWVYRVKYNPNGSISKYKARLVAKGYHQTQGVDFFETFSPVVKPCTVRVVLSLAMMHHWQIRQLDVNNAFLNGSVTLTAFSDADWAADPDD, from the exons ATGAAGGAGGAATTTGATGCTCTGCAAAGAAACCAAACCTGGACTTTAGTACCCTCTGAAAGTGCTGTTAAAATAGTTGGCAATAAGTGGGTATATAGGGTGAAGTATAACCCTAATGGCAGCATTTCCAAGTACAAAGCTAGGTTGGTTGCCAAAGGTTACCATCAAACTCAAGGGGTGGATTTCTTTGAGACCTTCAGCCCAGTTGTGAAACCTTGCACAGTCAGAGTTGTACTAAGTCTAGCAATGATGCATCATTGGCAGATTAGACAGCTGGATGTTAATAATGCGTTTCTAAATG GCTCTGTGACTTTAACAGCATTTTCTGATGCTGATTGGGCAGCTGATCCAGATGATTGA